A single window of Clostridia bacterium DNA harbors:
- a CDS encoding minor capsid protein translates to MNPPSKDIADLLVAAGVGTRTTTADWRIAQGSMPAAPDRCITVYDTGGFSPDPKWRVDRPTVMVHVRGRPVDTEYPIAWAKALTVRDALAALPSQGINGTQYDGIWAQGDIIPLGPDENGRPVFSCNFHLLREPPAGGHRSGL, encoded by the coding sequence GTGAACCCTCCATCGAAGGATATAGCCGACCTGCTGGTAGCCGCGGGCGTGGGCACGCGCACGACTACAGCAGACTGGCGCATCGCGCAGGGCTCAATGCCTGCTGCGCCAGATAGGTGCATCACCGTATACGATACTGGCGGCTTTTCACCTGATCCCAAATGGCGTGTGGACAGGCCAACTGTGATGGTGCATGTGAGAGGCCGACCTGTTGACACCGAGTACCCCATCGCATGGGCGAAGGCGCTGACAGTCAGGGATGCGCTCGCGGCATTGCCGAGTCAGGGCATCAACGGGACTCAATATGACGGGATATGGGCGCAAGGCGACATCATCCCGCTTGGGCCGGACGAGAATGGTCGTCCGGTTTTCTCATGCAATTTCCACCTGCTCCGGGAGCCGCCAGCGGGTGGGCATAGGAGTGGTTTGTAA